A genomic window from Flavobacterium azooxidireducens includes:
- a CDS encoding DMT family protein — protein sequence MKGFLTIGLLILSNIFMTLAWYGHLKFKDLKWFENAGLITIVLISWGLALFEYFFQVPANRIGYEGNGGPFSLLQLKVIQEVITLVIFVIFSMLFFKNETFKWNHFVGMCCLVLAVYFIFRK from the coding sequence ATGAAAGGATTTCTCACCATCGGATTACTCATACTTTCCAATATATTTATGACATTGGCGTGGTATGGCCATTTGAAATTTAAAGACTTGAAATGGTTTGAAAATGCCGGACTGATTACGATTGTATTAATCAGTTGGGGATTGGCTTTGTTTGAATATTTTTTTCAGGTTCCTGCAAATCGGATTGGATATGAAGGAAATGGCGGACCGTTTTCTTTATTACAATTAAAAGTAATTCAAGAAGTGATTACATTGGTTATTTTCGTCATCTTTTCAATGCTTTTCTTTAAAAATGAAACGTTTAAATGGAATCATTTTGTGGGGATGTGTTGTTTGGTATTGGCGGTTTATTTTATTTTTAGGAAGTGA
- a CDS encoding cupin domain-containing protein, with amino-acid sequence MKKYLIQKSPFIVPTTDGKLIEEHFGKASDGNSEISIAHMIAPPHWSEPFQTPEFEEYTYIIKGKKQFIIEDEVIVLEAGQSIKIEKNTRVQYSNPFDEVCEYIAICKPAFDFERVHREEA; translated from the coding sequence ATGAAAAAATACTTAATTCAGAAATCGCCATTCATTGTTCCAACAACAGACGGAAAATTAATCGAAGAACATTTCGGGAAAGCTTCTGATGGCAATAGTGAAATTTCAATTGCTCATATGATTGCACCCCCGCATTGGAGTGAACCGTTTCAAACTCCTGAATTTGAAGAATACACATATATCATTAAAGGTAAAAAACAATTTATTATTGAAGACGAAGTAATTGTTTTAGAAGCGGGTCAATCGATTAAAATTGAGAAAAACACTCGTGTTCAATATTCCAATCCGTTTGATGAAGTATGTGAATATATTGCCATTTGTAAACCTGCTTTTGATTTTGAGAGAGTGCATCGGGAGGAAGCATAA
- a CDS encoding agmatinase family protein, translating to MTKQEILKTFDPSQPGLADATIFGLPFSIEDSEIIVIPVPWEVTVSYGSGASKGPEAILEASFQVDLNHQEFPELWKLGIFLDESPKGIKKNSKKYKKKAAPIIEALESGAMLDHHPALQKSLDKINYACSDMVEAVRQKTLYWLEHGKKVVLLGGDHSTPLGYYQALAEKHDNFGILHLDAHMDFRIAYEGFTYSHASIMYNALQIPHISKIVQVGIRDFCEQEVDVVKQQGSRVVVHTDSDLKRETFEGKTWQQQCDQIIAALPQKVCISFDIDGMYPWYCPNTGTPVPGGFSFEQATYLLSRLAETDKEIIGFDLVEVAPGENDDWDGNVGARMLFHMCGVLAKNNKMNVGEKIVFPRN from the coding sequence ATGACTAAACAAGAAATCCTCAAAACCTTCGATCCAAGCCAACCAGGCTTAGCCGATGCCACCATTTTTGGCTTACCTTTTTCTATTGAAGACAGCGAAATAATCGTAATTCCTGTTCCGTGGGAAGTAACCGTAAGCTATGGTTCCGGTGCATCAAAAGGTCCAGAAGCAATTTTAGAAGCTTCATTTCAAGTAGATTTAAATCACCAAGAATTTCCTGAATTATGGAAATTAGGAATCTTTTTAGATGAATCACCAAAAGGAATCAAAAAGAATTCAAAAAAATATAAAAAGAAAGCTGCTCCAATTATCGAAGCATTGGAAAGCGGAGCAATGTTAGATCATCATCCGGCTTTGCAAAAAAGTTTAGATAAAATCAATTATGCGTGTTCCGATATGGTGGAAGCCGTTCGTCAAAAAACATTGTATTGGTTAGAACATGGAAAAAAAGTTGTGCTTTTAGGCGGAGATCACAGTACACCACTTGGTTATTACCAAGCCTTAGCTGAAAAACACGACAATTTCGGAATTCTTCATTTAGATGCTCATATGGATTTCAGAATTGCTTATGAAGGCTTTACCTATTCGCATGCATCCATTATGTACAATGCATTACAAATTCCACATATTTCAAAAATAGTTCAAGTAGGAATTCGTGATTTTTGTGAACAAGAAGTGGATGTCGTGAAGCAACAAGGCAGTCGAGTAGTTGTACACACCGATTCGGATTTGAAAAGAGAAACGTTTGAAGGTAAAACGTGGCAACAGCAATGTGATCAAATCATTGCCGCTTTACCACAGAAAGTTTGTATCAGTTTTGATATTGATGGGATGTATCCTTGGTATTGTCCAAATACAGGAACTCCGGTTCCGGGCGGATTTTCATTTGAACAAGCTACTTATCTTTTAAGTCGATTAGCAGAAACCGATAAAGAAATCATCGGATTCGATTTAGTAGAAGTCGCACCCGGAGAAAATGATGATTGGGACGGCAATGTGGGTGCCCGAATGTTATTTCACATGTGCGGAGTGTTAGCTAAAAACAATAAAATGAATGTGGGAGAGAAAATCGTTTTTCCCAGAAATTAA
- a CDS encoding four helix bundle protein, translating to MHRYKDLEIWKLSRKFCTPIYKVTQSFPESERFGLITQLRRASISVPSNIAEGSAKSSNKHFLIFLENALGSCYEIETQLLVSNDVGYLNDNDLKILSDELHKITLMIAKFMSTLR from the coding sequence ATGCACAGATACAAAGATTTAGAAATTTGGAAGTTAAGTAGAAAATTTTGTACACCCATTTATAAAGTGACTCAAAGTTTTCCCGAATCAGAAAGATTCGGATTAATAACTCAGTTAAGAAGAGCATCGATTTCAGTTCCTTCAAATATTGCGGAAGGCTCAGCAAAATCTTCAAACAAACATTTTTTAATTTTTTTAGAAAACGCTTTAGGTTCTTGTTATGAAATCGAAACACAATTATTAGTTTCAAATGATGTAGGATATTTAAATGATAATGATTTAAAAATTTTATCAGATGAACTTCACAAAATAACTTTAATGATTGCTAAATTTATGTCAACTTTGCGGTGA
- a CDS encoding helicase HerA-like domain-containing protein, with protein MSKAEEFSNHIINGYACKGDFITLGGAMLDGVPVGGEAHVNIALKTLNRHGLIAGATGTGKTKTIQVLSEQLSKNGIPVLMMDIKGDFSGIAMPGIEQSFITERHGKINLGYETKSFPVELMTISKQNGVRLRATVSEFGPVLFSRILDLNDTQGGVVAVIFKYCDDHHLPLLDLKDFKKVLQYITEEGKAEIEKEYGRISTASTGSILRKIIELEQQGADVFFGELSFDIDDLMRIDKNGNGYVNIIRLTDIQDKPKLFSTFMLSLLAEIYSTMPEQGDAGRPELVIFIDEAHLIFDQASKALQDQIETIVKLIRSKGIGIYFITQNPQDIPAGVLSQLGLKIQHAMRAFTANDRKAIKMTSENYPLSDYYKTDEMITQLGIGEAFVTALNEKGIPTPLVDTMLRAPMSRMDVLTSQEIDSLISESKLAKKYNEEIDRESAFEILDKKITAAEEQAAKKAEEVAKQKEAGRQAKQAPTRTTSTRRSTAQNPVVKVLTSATFIRGALGILSKMFKK; from the coding sequence ATGAGTAAAGCCGAAGAATTCAGTAATCACATTATAAACGGATATGCCTGCAAAGGTGATTTTATAACACTTGGTGGTGCCATGTTAGACGGCGTTCCCGTTGGTGGAGAAGCACATGTAAACATCGCACTTAAAACCCTCAACCGTCACGGATTAATTGCCGGAGCGACCGGAACGGGTAAAACCAAAACCATTCAAGTGCTTTCTGAACAACTTTCTAAGAATGGAATTCCCGTTTTGATGATGGATATTAAAGGTGACTTTTCAGGAATTGCAATGCCTGGAATTGAACAATCTTTTATTACTGAACGTCATGGAAAAATTAATTTGGGTTATGAAACCAAAAGTTTTCCGGTGGAATTGATGACGATTTCCAAACAAAATGGTGTTCGCTTACGAGCAACTGTTTCTGAATTTGGACCTGTTTTATTCTCTAGAATTTTAGATTTAAATGACACTCAAGGTGGCGTTGTTGCTGTGATTTTTAAATATTGCGACGATCATCATCTACCTCTTTTGGATTTAAAAGATTTTAAAAAGGTTTTACAATATATTACGGAAGAAGGAAAAGCAGAAATTGAAAAAGAATACGGTAGAATTTCCACAGCATCCACCGGTTCTATTTTACGAAAAATCATCGAATTAGAACAACAAGGAGCGGATGTGTTTTTTGGAGAATTATCGTTTGATATTGATGATTTAATGCGAATTGATAAAAACGGAAATGGTTATGTAAACATTATCCGCTTAACCGATATTCAAGATAAACCGAAGTTATTTTCAACGTTTATGCTGAGTTTATTAGCCGAAATTTACAGTACAATGCCAGAACAAGGTGATGCAGGAAGACCGGAATTAGTGATTTTTATTGACGAAGCTCATTTGATTTTTGATCAAGCCAGTAAAGCATTACAAGATCAGATTGAAACTATCGTAAAATTGATTCGTTCGAAAGGAATTGGAATTTATTTTATCACACAAAATCCACAAGATATTCCAGCTGGTGTTTTGAGTCAATTGGGTTTAAAAATACAACACGCTATGAGAGCTTTTACGGCAAACGATCGGAAAGCAATTAAAATGACGTCTGAAAATTATCCTTTATCCGATTATTATAAAACCGATGAAATGATTACGCAACTCGGAATTGGTGAAGCATTTGTAACGGCGTTGAATGAAAAAGGAATTCCGACTCCACTTGTTGACACGATGCTTCGAGCACCAATGAGTAGAATGGATGTGTTAACTTCTCAAGAAATTGATAGTTTAATTTCTGAATCAAAATTAGCCAAAAAATACAACGAAGAAATTGACCGCGAAAGTGCTTTTGAAATTTTAGATAAGAAAATTACTGCTGCGGAAGAACAAGCTGCTAAAAAAGCTGAAGAAGTGGCAAAGCAAAAAGAAGCTGGTAGACAAGCAAAACAAGCTCCAACTCGTACAACTTCAACCCGAAGAAGCACGGCTCAAAATCCGGTTGTGAAAGTGTTGACGAGTGCTACTTTTATTCGAGGGGCTTTGGGGATTTTGAGTAAGATGTTTAAGAAATAA
- a CDS encoding FAD-dependent oxidoreductase has product MQTPQKIAVVGSGLVGTLLAIYLKKLGHTVHVFDRSPDIRTVEFSGRSINLVMSNRGWKALDDIGLTEEIKKIGIPVDKRAIHLQDSKLTYQNYGKEGEAIYSLSRGVLNRKMIDLAEAEGVEFFFEHRIWDVTLSDATLHIGETERGEWTDLKYDKVFGADGAFSRIRHRMQRQSMFDYSQKFLSIGYKELHIPANADGSYKIDKNSLHIWPRGNFMLMGLANLDGSFTCTLFMPFEGENSFESLHDEKTLVDFFAKYFPDTKEVIPDLVEDFFKNPKSYLVTMQCYPWTFNDKVALIGDSCHAIVPFYGHGMNAGFEDITVLNEMISKYGNDWETIFKEYQKSRKPNADAIAELSYRNFMEMSAKTADEKFLLQKKIEKWFSDKHPEKWMPLYSRVTFSLQPYSEALAIGDFQNKIMEEVMQMENIEEKWDSKEVEENIIQLLSK; this is encoded by the coding sequence ATGCAAACTCCTCAAAAAATTGCCGTTGTTGGTTCCGGATTAGTTGGAACTTTATTGGCAATATACCTCAAAAAATTAGGTCATACTGTTCACGTTTTTGATCGCAGTCCAGACATTCGAACGGTTGAATTTTCAGGGCGTTCCATTAATTTGGTGATGTCAAATCGGGGTTGGAAAGCGTTGGATGATATCGGCTTGACCGAAGAAATTAAAAAAATCGGAATTCCGGTTGATAAACGAGCGATTCATTTACAGGATTCAAAACTTACCTATCAAAATTATGGTAAAGAAGGCGAAGCAATTTATTCACTTTCCCGTGGTGTTTTAAATCGAAAAATGATTGATTTGGCTGAAGCCGAAGGGGTTGAATTCTTTTTTGAACACCGTATTTGGGATGTTACATTATCCGATGCCACTTTGCATATTGGAGAAACCGAAAGAGGTGAGTGGACCGATTTAAAATATGATAAAGTTTTTGGTGCCGATGGTGCGTTTTCGAGAATTCGCCACCGCATGCAACGCCAAAGTATGTTTGATTATTCGCAAAAATTTTTAAGCATCGGTTACAAAGAATTGCATATTCCGGCCAATGCGGATGGTAGTTATAAAATCGATAAAAATTCTTTACACATTTGGCCTCGCGGAAATTTTATGTTGATGGGATTGGCTAACTTAGATGGCTCGTTTACTTGCACTTTATTTATGCCATTTGAAGGAGAAAATTCCTTTGAAAGTTTACACGACGAAAAAACCTTAGTTGATTTTTTTGCAAAATATTTCCCCGATACCAAAGAAGTGATTCCCGATTTGGTGGAAGATTTCTTTAAAAACCCAAAAAGTTATTTGGTCACGATGCAATGCTATCCTTGGACGTTTAATGATAAAGTGGCTTTGATTGGCGATTCGTGTCACGCGATTGTTCCTTTTTATGGTCACGGAATGAACGCCGGTTTTGAAGATATTACGGTGTTGAACGAAATGATTTCGAAATACGGAAACGATTGGGAAACCATCTTTAAAGAATACCAAAAATCGCGAAAACCCAATGCCGATGCGATTGCCGAACTTTCTTATCGCAATTTTATGGAAATGAGTGCCAAAACTGCAGATGAGAAATTCTTATTGCAAAAGAAAATTGAAAAATGGTTTTCCGATAAACATCCCGAAAAATGGATGCCTCTTTACAGCAGAGTAACGTTCAGTTTGCAACCTTATTCAGAAGCTCTGGCCATTGGTGATTTCCAAAATAAAATTATGGAAGAAGTGATGCAAATGGAGAATATTGAAGAGAAATGGGATAGTAAAGAAGTGGAAGAGAATATTATTCAGCTTCTTTCAAAATAA
- the kynU gene encoding kynureninase, which translates to MEFQNTREFAQQLDAQDELFKYRDEFHFPSINGKNVIYFTGNSLGLQPKRTKTYVDEVMNDWARLAVEGHFYADKPWWDYHERFAIPLSEIVGAKPSEITVMNTLTVNLHLMMVSFYQPTEKKYKIICEEKAFPSDQYMFQSQVKFHGFNPSDAIIEIKRREGEHNIRHEDILAKIEEVGDELALVLIGGVNYYTGQVFDIKTITQAAQKTGAFVGWDLAHAAGNIELQLHDWCVDFACWCSYKYMNSGPGNVSGCFIHEKHHGDFELQRFAGWWGHNKERRFKMEPHFEPEYGANGWQISNLPILSLAPYLASAEMFAEVGMTKLVKKRNLLTAYLEFILHEIDEEIDGTEFEIITPQNQEERACQLSVYFHGQGKTLFDYLMVNGVITDWREPNVIRLAPAPFYCSFEDMYEFGQILKKGISK; encoded by the coding sequence TGGCAAAAACGTCATTTATTTCACCGGAAATTCACTCGGATTACAACCCAAACGAACCAAAACCTACGTAGACGAAGTGATGAACGATTGGGCACGCCTCGCCGTAGAAGGTCACTTTTATGCCGACAAACCTTGGTGGGATTATCACGAACGATTTGCCATTCCATTAAGTGAAATCGTTGGAGCAAAACCTTCCGAAATCACGGTAATGAATACGTTAACCGTCAACCTTCACTTGATGATGGTTTCCTTCTATCAACCTACGGAAAAAAAATATAAAATCATCTGCGAAGAAAAAGCATTTCCATCGGATCAATATATGTTTCAAAGTCAGGTGAAATTTCACGGATTCAACCCAAGCGATGCCATCATCGAAATCAAACGAAGAGAAGGCGAACACAACATACGTCACGAAGATATTTTAGCCAAAATTGAAGAAGTAGGCGACGAATTAGCATTAGTCTTAATTGGTGGTGTAAACTATTACACCGGTCAAGTATTCGATATCAAAACCATCACACAAGCAGCACAAAAAACAGGTGCTTTTGTCGGCTGGGATTTAGCTCACGCAGCCGGAAACATCGAACTTCAATTGCACGATTGGTGTGTAGATTTCGCTTGTTGGTGCAGCTACAAATATATGAATTCCGGACCTGGGAATGTATCGGGTTGCTTTATTCACGAAAAACACCACGGTGATTTTGAATTGCAACGTTTTGCCGGTTGGTGGGGACATAACAAAGAACGTCGTTTCAAAATGGAACCGCACTTTGAACCCGAATATGGAGCAAATGGTTGGCAAATCAGTAATTTACCGATACTATCTTTAGCACCCTATTTAGCATCCGCAGAAATGTTTGCCGAAGTAGGAATGACTAAATTAGTCAAAAAAAGAAATCTTTTAACGGCTTATCTTGAATTTATCCTTCACGAAATAGACGAGGAAATAGACGGAACCGAATTTGAAATCATCACACCACAAAACCAAGAAGAAAGAGCTTGTCAATTATCCGTTTATTTTCACGGACAAGGAAAAACTTTGTTTGATTATCTAATGGTAAATGGCGTTATCACCGACTGGCGTGAACCAAACGTAATTCGTTTAGCACCCGCACCATTCTACTGTTCTTTTGAAGACATGTATGAATTCGGACAAATCTTGAAGAAAGGAATTAGTAAGTAG
- a CDS encoding penicillin acylase family protein, whose product MKLLKKISLSVLLILVLIAAFILIYGFYLKPKYDGEMALNSIQKETTVYFDDYGIPHIYAQTQKDAMTTLGYVHAQDRLWQMELMRRIAPGRLSELFGSVMLKNDKFFTGLGIDEDSEKAIAQLDKNSESYQLTLAYLDGINQFLDEGPSPIEFQLVGVPKEKFTIKDVYNIFGYMSFSFAMAQKSDPLMTDIRDELGMDYLKDFGIDGSLAHTKLKSFKGKSEAYSEISKSVASLLENSPIPPFIGSNSWVVGPQKTKSGKVLFANDPHIGFSQPATWYEAHIVTPDYEMYGYYLAGTPFPLLGHNREYAYGLTMFENDDMDLFLETNNPENENQYLTKEGFKNYQIIEKIIKVKDSSDVVLKVKKSHHGPLLNGLVDGLKEDKPISMWWTYLQHKNQILDAVYSLCHAKNVEDFHQSIELIAAPGLNIMYGDAKGNIAWITSGKLYKMPENVNPNFILNGANGEDEQKKYYNFSENPYSINPTWNYVYSANNQVEPIDDYLYPGYYLPEDRAKRIVQLLEPKNDWTKEDFMKMINDDKSSVAPSIVQSILTGINQNDLSETEKIALNQLKNWNGSNGLTDVAPTIYNQFLFYYLKNTFEDELGKDRFNILLSTHILKQMIAFQIANEASPWWDNRSTKDKKESRNDIISLSFKQTIAHLEKQLGNQVSGWTWNKVHTLEHKHPLGEVAALRSYFNVGSFEINGSNEVINNLMFTLTEEGNHHVKSGPSTRRIIDFSDIENSLSILPTGQSGNPLSKHYDDQATMYNEGKFRKMKMNKEEIEASSRKLIFKPTKNRKP is encoded by the coding sequence ATGAAACTTCTTAAAAAAATTTCGCTTTCCGTTTTATTGATTTTGGTTCTAATTGCAGCTTTTATTTTGATTTACGGCTTTTATCTTAAACCAAAATACGATGGCGAAATGGCGTTGAATTCCATCCAAAAAGAAACGACTGTTTATTTTGATGATTACGGAATTCCACACATTTATGCTCAAACACAAAAAGATGCAATGACAACGTTGGGTTATGTACACGCTCAAGATCGATTGTGGCAAATGGAATTAATGCGAAGAATTGCACCGGGAAGATTATCTGAACTTTTTGGTTCGGTGATGCTTAAAAACGACAAGTTTTTTACTGGTTTAGGGATTGATGAAGATTCAGAAAAAGCAATTGCTCAATTGGACAAAAACAGCGAAAGTTATCAATTAACGTTGGCCTATTTGGATGGAATTAATCAATTTTTAGATGAAGGGCCATCCCCAATAGAATTTCAATTAGTAGGCGTTCCGAAGGAAAAATTCACCATCAAAGATGTGTATAATATTTTTGGCTATATGTCCTTTAGTTTTGCGATGGCTCAAAAATCGGATCCATTAATGACCGATATTCGTGATGAATTGGGAATGGACTATCTAAAAGATTTTGGTATAGACGGCTCTTTGGCTCATACCAAACTAAAAAGTTTTAAAGGGAAGTCCGAAGCCTATTCCGAAATTTCAAAATCAGTCGCTTCGTTATTGGAAAATTCACCCATTCCACCTTTCATAGGAAGTAATAGTTGGGTCGTTGGTCCACAAAAAACCAAAAGTGGAAAAGTGTTGTTTGCCAATGATCCACACATTGGTTTTTCGCAACCTGCCACTTGGTATGAAGCTCATATCGTAACACCCGATTATGAAATGTATGGTTATTATTTGGCCGGAACTCCGTTTCCGCTTTTGGGTCACAATCGTGAATATGCGTATGGTTTGACTATGTTTGAAAACGATGATATGGATTTGTTTTTGGAAACCAATAATCCTGAAAATGAAAATCAATACCTAACAAAAGAAGGGTTTAAAAATTATCAAATCATTGAAAAAATCATCAAAGTAAAAGACAGTTCGGATGTGGTTTTAAAAGTCAAAAAAAGTCATCACGGTCCGTTACTAAATGGTTTGGTTGATGGACTGAAAGAAGACAAACCCATTTCGATGTGGTGGACATATTTGCAACATAAAAATCAAATTTTGGATGCGGTTTATTCACTTTGTCACGCGAAAAATGTAGAAGATTTTCATCAAAGTATCGAATTGATTGCCGCTCCCGGATTAAATATTATGTATGGCGATGCCAAAGGAAATATCGCTTGGATAACTTCAGGTAAATTATATAAAATGCCCGAAAACGTCAATCCGAATTTTATTTTAAATGGTGCAAACGGAGAAGATGAACAGAAAAAATATTATAATTTTTCTGAAAATCCGTATTCCATCAATCCTACTTGGAATTACGTTTATTCTGCCAACAATCAAGTAGAACCCATCGATGATTATTTATATCCGGGCTATTACCTTCCGGAAGATCGTGCGAAACGAATCGTTCAATTGTTAGAACCCAAAAATGATTGGACGAAAGAAGATTTTATGAAAATGATTAATGATGATAAATCGTCTGTCGCTCCTTCAATTGTTCAAAGTATTTTAACAGGAATCAATCAAAACGATTTATCTGAAACTGAAAAAATCGCTCTAAATCAATTGAAAAATTGGAATGGAAGCAATGGTTTAACCGATGTGGCTCCGACAATTTACAATCAATTTCTGTTTTATTATCTCAAAAACACCTTTGAAGATGAATTAGGAAAAGACCGTTTTAATATTCTGTTATCCACGCATATTTTAAAACAAATGATTGCTTTTCAAATTGCTAATGAAGCTTCTCCTTGGTGGGATAATCGTTCGACGAAAGACAAAAAAGAATCTAGAAATGATATTATTTCTCTTTCATTCAAACAAACCATCGCTCATTTAGAAAAACAATTAGGGAATCAAGTTTCAGGTTGGACGTGGAATAAAGTGCATACCTTAGAACACAAACATCCATTGGGAGAAGTGGCTGCTTTGCGAAGTTATTTTAATGTGGGTTCGTTTGAAATCAATGGTTCCAACGAAGTCATCAATAATTTAATGTTCACTTTAACCGAAGAAGGTAATCATCACGTAAAATCAGGGCCATCCACTCGACGAATCATCGATTTTTCAGATATTGAAAATAGCTTGAGCATTCTCCCAACAGGACAATCCGGAAATCCTTTGAGTAAACATTACGACGATCAGGCTACGATGTATAATGAAGGGAAATTTAGAAAGATGAAAATGAATAAGGAGGAAATTGAAGCGAGTTCACGAAAGTTAATTTTTAAACCAACAAAAAACAGAAAACCATAA